Proteins from one Candidatus Poribacteria bacterium genomic window:
- a CDS encoding Rieske (2Fe-2S) protein, which translates to MSDYTTVTKTSAIREGRGKAFTVNGRRIAILNEDGEFCAVDNTCPHAMGSLGRGRIRNGIVVCPVHGYAYNTETGECQTDPRLRIRTYPVVVEDEEIKVEVKQR; encoded by the coding sequence ATGTCAGATTACACAACGGTCACAAAAACGTCAGCAATACGAGAAGGTCGCGGAAAGGCTTTTACCGTCAATGGAAGGCGGATCGCTATCCTCAATGAAGATGGTGAGTTCTGCGCTGTGGACAATACCTGTCCGCATGCTATGGGTTCCCTCGGCAGAGGTAGGATCCGAAACGGCATTGTTGTGTGTCCCGTTCACGGCTACGCATACAATACAGAAACTGGTGAATGTCAAACTGATCCGCGCCTCCGCATCAGGACGTATCCTGTGGTCGTTGAGGATGAGGAGATCAAAGTCGAGGTAAAACAACGATGA